From the genome of Bacillota bacterium:
ACTAGGCGGAATCAGCGCGATGGGATACTGATAATCGGATACATCTGCAATTCCTGCGGTAAGCGAGTATTTCGCATGATATGCGCAGATCCTTATGCACTCAGCGCAGTCAATGCAGAGTTCGTCCCGAATTCGGGCTTTACCGTTGCGCACCCTGATTGCTTTAGTAGGGCAGTTTTTTACACAGTTAGTACACCCTTCGCATAGTTCTTCCTTTAAAAGCACTGAGTGTTTCTTCATGCGCTTCACTCCCATCGGTTCCGCAGTCATCCAAATTATAAATTAATAATAGCGGTAAACTTGGTACTTCTGCCTTTGCCGGTTTCAACATCAAGCTGATCTGAGTAGTGCTGGATATTGTTTAAGCCCATTCCGGCACCAAAACCCATATCCCGGACGTAATCATCGGCGGTTGAATAGCCCGGCTGAAATGCCTTCTCCAAATCCTCAATTCCTGGACCTTGGTCCTCTGCTGTCACTTTAATCTGCTCGGAGGAAATAGAGACGGTTATTTCTCCTCCCAGCGAGTGGATGATGATGTTCATCTCCATTTCGTAAGT
Proteins encoded in this window:
- a CDS encoding anti-sigma regulatory factor codes for the protein MQEQVLLQSKIAKGDFARGGETSSRLKDILRKLGIRSDISRRVTIVTYEMEMNIIIHSLGGEITVSISSEQIKVTAEDQGPGIEDLEKAFQPGYSTADDYVRDMGFGAGMGLNNIQHYSDQLDVETGKGRSTKFTAIINL